A region from the Sandaracinus amylolyticus genome encodes:
- a CDS encoding fatty acid CoA ligase family protein, giving the protein MSVDSANIAAHLPRVARDQPFTPAVFAPAGRDARGRPRYVHWTYRQLDEESDRLARGLRDVGIGPGVRTVLMVPPSLDLFAMVFALFKVGAPLVMVDPGMGTKHLGECLDRAEPRAFVGIPKAHAARAVLGWAKRTVEITVNVAPRWARPIAGRRAFSIDDLRERGERTSQRSMAEVAPDDLAAILFTSGSTGPPKGALYRHATFSAQVESIRAMYDIRPGEIDLPTFPLFALFDPALGMVTVLPDMDATRPAEVDPRHIVEAIEGFGVTNMFGSPALLDTVSRWAVPKGIRFSSLRRVISAGAPVAPRILEQFAKLLPEGARIHTPYGATESLPVATIAHDEVLGETRARTERGEGICVGRAVPSARVEVIAITDDPIARWDEARVLPDGEIGEIVVRGPQVTHAYVGAPDHTARAKIDTSGGIAHRMGDLGWRDASGRIWFCGRKSHRVVLDDGTTLFTIPCEGPFNAHSDVRRSALVAAKLAGRTVPVIIVEPWRAMSAAERARLVTELGEIARSNERTKRIEHFLVHEKFPVDVRHNAKIRREDLGPWATEQLSR; this is encoded by the coding sequence GTGAGCGTCGACTCCGCGAACATCGCAGCGCACCTGCCGCGCGTCGCGCGCGATCAGCCGTTCACACCGGCGGTGTTCGCGCCCGCGGGACGCGATGCGCGCGGCCGTCCGCGCTACGTGCACTGGACCTATCGCCAGCTCGACGAGGAGAGCGATCGTCTCGCGCGCGGACTGCGCGACGTGGGCATCGGGCCCGGCGTGCGCACCGTGCTGATGGTCCCACCCTCGCTCGATCTCTTCGCGATGGTGTTCGCGCTGTTCAAGGTCGGCGCGCCGCTCGTGATGGTCGATCCCGGCATGGGCACGAAGCACCTCGGCGAGTGCCTCGATCGCGCGGAGCCGCGCGCGTTCGTCGGCATCCCGAAGGCACACGCCGCGCGCGCCGTGCTCGGGTGGGCGAAGCGCACGGTCGAGATCACGGTGAACGTCGCGCCGCGCTGGGCGCGGCCGATCGCGGGCCGCCGCGCGTTCTCGATCGACGACCTGCGCGAGCGCGGCGAGCGCACTTCGCAGCGATCGATGGCGGAGGTCGCGCCCGACGACCTCGCCGCGATCCTCTTCACCAGTGGCTCGACGGGCCCGCCGAAGGGCGCGCTCTATCGCCACGCGACGTTCAGCGCGCAGGTCGAGTCGATCCGCGCGATGTACGACATTCGTCCGGGCGAGATCGATCTCCCGACGTTCCCGCTCTTCGCGCTCTTCGATCCCGCGCTCGGCATGGTCACGGTCCTGCCCGACATGGACGCGACGCGCCCCGCCGAGGTCGATCCGCGCCACATCGTCGAGGCGATCGAGGGCTTCGGCGTGACGAACATGTTCGGCTCGCCCGCGCTGCTCGACACGGTGTCGCGCTGGGCAGTCCCGAAGGGCATTCGTTTCTCCTCGCTGCGCCGCGTGATCTCCGCGGGCGCGCCGGTGGCGCCGCGCATCCTCGAGCAGTTCGCGAAGCTGCTGCCCGAGGGCGCGCGCATCCACACGCCGTACGGCGCGACCGAGTCGCTGCCGGTGGCGACCATCGCGCACGACGAGGTGCTCGGCGAGACGCGCGCGCGCACCGAGCGCGGCGAGGGCATCTGCGTCGGTCGCGCGGTGCCGTCGGCGCGCGTGGAGGTGATCGCGATCACCGACGATCCGATCGCGCGCTGGGACGAGGCGCGCGTGCTGCCCGACGGCGAGATCGGCGAGATCGTGGTGCGCGGCCCGCAGGTCACGCACGCATACGTCGGCGCGCCGGACCACACCGCGCGCGCGAAGATCGACACGTCCGGGGGCATCGCGCACCGCATGGGCGATCTCGGGTGGCGCGATGCGAGCGGCCGCATCTGGTTCTGCGGCCGCAAGTCGCACCGTGTCGTGCTCGACGACGGAACGACGCTCTTCACGATCCCGTGCGAGGGCCCGTTCAACGCGCACTCGGACGTGAGGCGCAGCGCGCTCGTCGCGGCGAAGCTCGCGGGCCGCACCGTCCCGGTGATCATCGTCGAGCCGTGGCGCGCGATGTCCGCGGCCGAGCGCGCGCGCCTGGTCACGGAGCTCGGCGAGATCGCGCGCTCGAACGAGCGCACCAAGCGGATCGAACACTTCCTCGTGCACGAGAAGTTCCCGGTGGACGTGCGCCACAACGCGAAGATCCGCCGCGAAGACCTCGGCCCCTGGGCGACCGAGCAGCTGTCGCGTTGA
- a CDS encoding alpha/beta fold hydrolase — translation MHYLDEGPRDAPPIVMVHGNPSWSIYFRALVLALRETHRCIVPDHVGMGLSDKPNDVDYEYTLASRIDDLGKLLDHLGVNREITLVVHDWGGGIGFGWATRHADRVARLVVLNTAAFHLPQSKTFPAALRLTRTPLGALMVRGGNAFARGAAYTCVTRKPMSPELRRAYLAPYSDWSSRIATLRFVQDIPLQPSDRAYARIDEMAAGLAQFRQTPTLIAWGMRDFVFDHHFLAEWEKRMPHAEVHRFEDAGHYVLEDVPEVIVLLVKRFLADHPLARERAA, via the coding sequence ATGCACTACCTCGACGAGGGCCCGCGCGACGCGCCGCCGATCGTGATGGTGCACGGCAACCCGAGCTGGTCGATCTACTTCCGCGCGCTCGTGCTCGCGCTGCGTGAGACGCATCGCTGCATCGTCCCGGACCACGTCGGGATGGGGCTCTCCGACAAGCCGAACGACGTCGACTACGAGTACACGCTCGCGTCGCGCATCGACGATCTCGGGAAGCTCCTCGATCACCTCGGCGTGAACCGCGAGATCACGCTCGTCGTGCACGACTGGGGCGGCGGCATCGGCTTCGGATGGGCGACGCGCCACGCGGATCGCGTCGCGCGGCTCGTGGTGCTCAACACCGCGGCGTTCCACCTGCCGCAGAGCAAGACGTTCCCCGCGGCGCTGCGCCTGACGCGCACGCCGCTCGGCGCGCTGATGGTGCGCGGCGGGAACGCGTTCGCGCGCGGCGCCGCGTACACGTGCGTGACGCGCAAGCCGATGTCGCCCGAGCTGCGTCGCGCGTACCTCGCGCCTTACTCCGATTGGAGCTCGCGGATCGCGACGCTGCGCTTCGTGCAGGACATCCCGCTCCAGCCGAGCGATCGCGCGTACGCGCGCATCGACGAGATGGCCGCGGGGCTCGCGCAGTTCCGGCAGACGCCGACGCTGATCGCGTGGGGGATGCGCGACTTCGTGTTCGATCATCACTTCCTCGCGGAGTGGGAGAAGCGGATGCCGCACGCCGAGGTGCATCGCTTCGAGGACGCGGGGCACTACGTCCTCGAGGACGTGCCCGAGGTGATCGTGCTGCTCGTGAAGCGCTTCCTCGCCGATCATCCGCTCGCGCGCGAGCGCGCGGCGTGA